One genomic segment of Erysipelotrichaceae bacterium 66202529 includes these proteins:
- a CDS encoding PHP domain-containing protein — MQDFNYHSHTKRCGHAEGEDEAYVQEAIKNGYRYMGFSDHAPYKNGYAKGERMHKEELYDYISSVRRLQDTYKDQIEIRLGMEIEYFEDQLDELMQYKEDMDFLILGQHGSSLYGPEFYDDHSDEDVLLYASLIEKACERGLPDIIAHPDLFMFGKETWTTACEEATHTICTSAQKHGVLLEVNLNGLRYGKKQLGKDYRYTYPYRRFWEIACMYDVEAVYGLDAHAPEKYGDRECFDIVNTEIIYDLPIRFRKELTFLSKAKGENVC, encoded by the coding sequence ATGCAGGATTTTAATTATCACAGTCATACAAAGCGCTGCGGGCATGCAGAGGGAGAGGATGAAGCCTATGTTCAGGAAGCGATAAAAAATGGTTACCGTTATATGGGATTCAGTGATCATGCTCCTTATAAAAACGGATATGCAAAAGGGGAGCGTATGCATAAGGAAGAGCTTTATGACTATATAAGCAGCGTACGCAGGCTTCAGGATACATATAAGGATCAGATAGAGATTCGACTAGGTATGGAAATTGAGTATTTTGAAGATCAGCTCGATGAGCTTATGCAATATAAGGAAGATATGGATTTTCTCATTCTGGGACAGCACGGTTCTTCGCTATACGGCCCTGAATTTTATGATGATCACAGTGATGAGGATGTATTGCTGTATGCTTCTCTGATTGAGAAAGCCTGTGAAAGAGGATTACCAGATATTATCGCTCATCCGGATCTGTTCATGTTTGGTAAGGAAACCTGGACAACTGCCTGTGAGGAAGCGACACATACAATTTGTACTAGTGCGCAGAAGCACGGTGTTCTTCTGGAGGTAAATCTAAACGGATTGCGGTATGGGAAAAAACAGCTTGGTAAAGACTACCGGTATACGTATCCATATCGCAGATTCTGGGAAATCGCATGTATGTATGATGTTGAAGCTGTGTATGGATTGGATGCACATGCTCCGGAAAAATATGGTGACAGGGAATGCTTTGATATTGTTAATACTGAAATAATTTATGATCTTCCAATCAGATTCCGTAAAGAGCTCACATTTTTATCAAAAGCGAAGGGGGAAAATGTATGTTAA
- a CDS encoding nitroreductase, with translation MLKDAIKQRHSRRSYLHQPLRDEDVSFLKTRIHEYNQRYGLHMKLVCGHPEIFKGFRNSYGMFHNVENFIMMMGNYRDVYMQEKLGYFGERLVLEAVGRNMGTCWVGGTFAKAALAPYVKEGEQLYCVIAVGYTADKKSMKEVLISRATRRKGKTIEEMSNYTPKCPDWMKSGMEAVQLAPSALFRQPVKFQRENDCVYAEVSHPETHEMLDLGIAMLHFEIGADAGSWTWGNPAVFQKK, from the coding sequence ATGTTAAAGGATGCAATAAAACAAAGACATTCCAGAAGAAGCTATCTGCATCAGCCGTTAAGGGACGAGGATGTAAGCTTTTTGAAAACACGTATTCATGAATATAATCAAAGGTACGGCCTGCATATGAAGCTGGTTTGTGGACATCCTGAGATATTCAAGGGCTTTCGCAACAGCTATGGTATGTTTCATAATGTTGAAAATTTCATAATGATGATGGGAAACTATCGTGATGTATATATGCAGGAAAAGCTTGGTTACTTTGGCGAGCGACTCGTATTGGAAGCGGTTGGACGGAATATGGGAACGTGCTGGGTAGGTGGTACCTTTGCGAAAGCGGCACTGGCTCCCTATGTGAAAGAAGGAGAACAACTATATTGTGTTATCGCAGTCGGCTATACGGCAGATAAAAAATCAATGAAGGAGGTTCTGATTTCACGCGCTACAAGAAGAAAAGGCAAAACCATTGAGGAAATGTCCAATTATACACCAAAGTGTCCGGATTGGATGAAAAGCGGGATGGAGGCTGTACAGTTGGCACCGTCTGCATTATTCAGGCAGCCTGTGAAATTCCAAAGGGAAAACGATTGTGTATATGCGGAGGTATCGCATCCTGAAACACATGAAATGCTGGATCTGGGAATCGCTATGCTGCATTTTGAAATCGGTGCGGATGCTGGAAGCTGGACATGGGGAAATCCGGCAGTCTTTCAAAAAAAGTAA
- a CDS encoding ATP-binding cassette domain-containing protein: MIETQNVSVRFGSRTLYDNVNLKFTDGNCYGLIGANGAGKSTFLKVLSGELKPDTGSVIIKPNETVFTLKQDHFAFDEYTVLETVLMGNTRLYEIKREKDEIYCKEDFSEADGIRAGELEAAFADMDGWNAESNAATLLNGLGIPVELHDLNMKELSGSDKVKVLLAQALFGKPNTLLLDEPTNHLDIKACSWLEHFLMNYENTVIVVSHDRHFLNKVCTHIADVDYGKIKLFAGNYDFWYESSQLISRQMKDANSKKEEKIKELEDFIARFSVNASKSRQATSRKKILDKITLDDLQPSTRKYPFIEFKPERESGRSILYIEDVEKQVEDCKLTNISFNMMKGDKVALIGDPLKTTLLLKLIAKELEPDAGSIQMGQTIKVSYIPDDNTSYFEGTQSICEWLSQYTDIDDMSFIRGFLGRMLFSGEEPLKPVNVLSGGEKARCMLSKTMLEGGNLLLMDDPINHLDLESIQTLNNALIKYPGELIFVSHDHQFIQTIANRIIEIQDDGVIDRRTSYDDYLEKEYGIEE, encoded by the coding sequence ATGATTGAAACACAAAATGTCAGTGTACGGTTTGGATCACGGACACTGTATGATAATGTAAATTTAAAATTCACAGATGGAAACTGTTACGGATTGATCGGGGCGAACGGTGCCGGGAAATCTACGTTTTTAAAGGTACTCAGCGGAGAGCTGAAACCGGATACCGGTTCGGTTATTATCAAGCCGAATGAAACAGTATTCACCTTAAAACAGGATCATTTTGCTTTTGATGAATATACCGTGCTGGAAACGGTTCTTATGGGAAATACGAGACTGTATGAAATCAAACGTGAAAAGGATGAAATTTATTGTAAAGAGGATTTCAGTGAAGCGGACGGTATCCGTGCAGGAGAGCTGGAAGCAGCATTTGCAGATATGGATGGATGGAATGCGGAAAGCAACGCCGCAACGCTGTTGAACGGACTGGGAATCCCGGTAGAGCTTCATGACCTGAATATGAAGGAACTGTCCGGTAGTGATAAGGTCAAGGTGCTGCTGGCACAGGCACTTTTTGGAAAGCCAAACACACTGCTGCTGGATGAGCCTACAAACCATTTGGATATTAAGGCATGCTCCTGGCTGGAGCATTTCCTGATGAATTATGAAAATACCGTGATTGTCGTCAGTCATGACCGTCACTTTCTGAATAAGGTATGTACACATATCGCCGATGTAGATTATGGAAAAATTAAGCTGTTTGCCGGTAATTATGATTTCTGGTATGAATCCAGTCAGCTAATCAGCCGTCAAATGAAGGATGCCAACAGTAAAAAGGAAGAGAAAATCAAAGAGCTGGAGGATTTTATAGCACGCTTTTCTGTGAATGCTTCAAAGTCAAGACAGGCAACATCTAGAAAGAAAATTCTGGATAAAATCACATTGGATGACTTGCAGCCGTCTACCAGAAAATATCCGTTTATTGAATTTAAACCGGAGCGTGAGAGCGGCCGTTCTATATTATATATAGAGGATGTCGAGAAGCAGGTCGAAGATTGTAAGCTGACAAATATATCCTTCAACATGATGAAGGGGGATAAGGTCGCATTGATTGGTGATCCATTAAAAACCACACTGCTGCTGAAGCTGATTGCCAAGGAGCTGGAACCGGACGCAGGAAGTATTCAGATGGGACAGACAATCAAGGTTTCCTATATTCCGGATGATAATACCTCTTATTTTGAAGGTACACAGAGCATCTGCGAATGGCTGTCACAGTATACGGATATAGACGATATGTCCTTCATACGCGGCTTCCTTGGTAGAATGCTCTTCAGCGGTGAGGAGCCCTTGAAGCCTGTCAATGTATTATCCGGTGGAGAGAAGGCTCGCTGTATGCTTTCAAAGACAATGCTGGAGGGTGGAAATCTGCTGCTGATGGATGATCCGATCAACCATCTTGACCTTGAATCTATTCAGACATTGAATAATGCACTGATAAAATATCCGGGAGAGCTAATTTTTGTCAGTCATGACCATCAGTTCATACAGACAATCGCAAATCGCATCATAGAAATTCAGGATGACGGGGTTATTGATCGTCGTACCTCCTATGACGATTACCTGGAAAAGGAATACGGAATCGAAGAATAA
- a CDS encoding peptidoglycan-binding protein, with product MNSKRIKFALFMCVFALYGCASSASVTQKSLNTVNNKHTVSVDTLHTNSLIQTKDNTMAAMAFQAYDPMQERNTMFQSMRDEHGVLLLKSDVQGYAKKMKEKAVKERVRQKRLEKERKEQERLKQMEKESTQVFQPKITTYGVDCYGCGGESGRGGTSLGVALDLNLGVQMPDGSWQPGIKYGKYYIVAADPSIPLCSILKISDHGLSGSGISPDQPYYAIVLDRGGAIQGNHIDLYIGSENSGAIVPVQNTQAKAQIIREGGKSGAKSCAL from the coding sequence ATGAACTCAAAACGAATAAAATTCGCTTTATTCATGTGTGTTTTCGCTTTATATGGATGTGCTTCAAGTGCCTCTGTCACACAGAAGTCACTGAACACTGTGAATAATAAACATACGGTATCTGTTGATACCCTTCATACAAACAGCCTGATTCAAACAAAGGATAACACGATGGCAGCCATGGCTTTTCAAGCGTATGATCCCATGCAGGAGCGCAATACCATGTTTCAAAGCATGAGGGATGAGCATGGTGTATTGCTTCTAAAATCCGATGTCCAGGGCTATGCGAAAAAAATGAAAGAAAAGGCCGTTAAAGAACGTGTACGTCAGAAACGGCTGGAGAAAGAGCGTAAGGAACAGGAACGACTGAAACAGATGGAAAAGGAATCCACACAGGTATTTCAACCAAAAATCACAACCTATGGTGTTGACTGCTATGGCTGCGGCGGAGAAAGCGGTCGGGGTGGTACTTCACTGGGGGTAGCACTGGATCTGAACCTGGGTGTTCAGATGCCGGATGGCTCTTGGCAGCCGGGTATTAAATATGGCAAGTATTATATCGTGGCTGCGGATCCCAGCATACCACTATGCTCAATTCTGAAAATCAGTGACCATGGATTAAGCGGAAGCGGTATATCGCCGGATCAGCCATATTATGCAATCGTACTGGATCGCGGGGGAGCAATTCAGGGAAATCACATTGATTTGTATATCGGAAGTGAAAACTCCGGTGCAATCGTACCAGTACAAAACACGCAGGCAAAGGCACAGATTATCCGTGAGGGAGGTAAAAGCGGTGCCAAAAGCTGTGCACTATAA
- the rnmV gene encoding ribonuclease M5: MLVKMKEILVVEGKNDTNVLKSYLDCDTIETHGTHLGKEILRQIQLAQKTRGVIIFTDPDFPGEKIRSCINTAVPGCKNAFIDKAKARTSKKVGVEHASREDILEALSHLMTYDEELHDTLSYEEYLDLGLNGKADSAEKRELVAHALHLGRPNAKTLYKRLNMLQLNRKDVAALLEQSHE; encoded by the coding sequence ATGCTTGTGAAGATGAAAGAAATCCTCGTTGTTGAGGGAAAAAACGACACAAATGTACTAAAAAGCTATCTGGACTGTGATACCATAGAAACCCATGGCACGCATCTTGGCAAGGAAATTCTGCGGCAGATACAGCTTGCCCAGAAAACACGCGGCGTAATCATATTCACCGATCCTGATTTTCCCGGAGAAAAGATACGCTCCTGTATCAATACTGCGGTACCTGGCTGTAAAAATGCCTTTATTGACAAGGCAAAGGCAAGGACCTCCAAAAAGGTCGGTGTTGAACATGCCAGCCGTGAGGATATTCTGGAGGCTTTATCCCATCTGATGACATATGATGAAGAACTCCATGATACGCTGAGCTATGAGGAATATCTTGATTTGGGGCTGAATGGAAAAGCGGATAGTGCTGAAAAGCGCGAACTGGTTGCACATGCGCTGCATCTTGGAAGGCCGAATGCAAAGACACTGTACAAACGGCTGAATATGCTGCAGCTAAACAGGAAAGATGTAGCAGCATTACTGGAACAGTCGCATGAATGA
- a CDS encoding DUF2812 domain-containing protein, with protein sequence MNELVKVTCALKQKEQLESWLSEILQEGWELQSFRYVMLGALMNFRFVEGNRQHIRICFYDVKYDADESIFLSEGWKVLCRNGLSVIFYHENLNQPLPLLDMKLYTKRRIFKMTCNMLYLFSLLYCVRVEEEGLRKPLVFIFTLLLFSIPLLYDVKSTAKYSNLIKIMKNLLYAVLLTGIVYTLIELLVSTFYLLF encoded by the coding sequence ATGAATGAACTAGTTAAGGTGACCTGTGCGCTGAAGCAGAAGGAACAGCTGGAAAGCTGGCTATCTGAAATCCTGCAGGAAGGCTGGGAATTGCAGTCGTTTCGCTATGTTATGCTTGGTGCGCTCATGAACTTTCGTTTTGTCGAAGGCAACAGGCAGCATATCCGTATTTGCTTTTATGATGTAAAGTACGATGCGGATGAAAGTATATTTCTGAGCGAGGGATGGAAGGTACTTTGCCGGAACGGTCTGAGTGTCATCTTTTATCATGAAAACCTGAATCAGCCGCTACCGCTTCTGGATATGAAGCTGTATACAAAGCGCAGAATCTTTAAAATGACATGTAATATGCTGTATCTGTTTTCCCTGCTGTATTGTGTCCGTGTAGAGGAGGAGGGGCTGCGAAAACCACTTGTTTTCATTTTTACACTCCTGCTGTTTAGCATTCCGCTGCTCTATGATGTAAAAAGTACAGCAAAATACAGCAATCTGATAAAAATTATGAAAAACCTGTTATATGCAGTCCTGCTGACAGGAATCGTATATACGCTGATAGAATTGCTGGTATCTACCTTCTATCTGCTGTTTTAG
- the rsmA gene encoding 16S rRNA (adenine(1518)-N(6)/adenine(1519)-N(6))-dimethyltransferase RsmA, with the protein MKKPIATPSRTKEILETHGMFAKKNYGQNFLIESGIVDKIARHAVISDHCVVFEIGPGIGALTQYLCEYAKKVISFEIDERLPEVLADTLQEYDNFELVMTDFLETDLNHWCEPYKKEGCDIVVAANLPYYITTPILFKIFESGAPIDAITVMMQKEVADRFAATVNTKDYNALSIITQYRCEVLPVMKVPKNVFLPKPNVDSAVLQFRFKETPSDIDEELFFPLVKACFRQRRKTILNNYGEYIQDKQRARDELEKSGIACARRAESVTLEEFIRLYEVHTCES; encoded by the coding sequence ATGAAGAAACCCATTGCGACACCATCCAGAACAAAGGAAATTCTGGAAACACATGGAATGTTTGCGAAAAAGAATTACGGACAGAACTTTCTGATCGAATCCGGCATCGTAGACAAGATAGCCCGCCATGCAGTTATTTCCGATCATTGTGTCGTTTTTGAAATCGGCCCCGGAATTGGGGCATTGACACAGTATCTGTGTGAATATGCAAAAAAAGTTATCTCCTTTGAAATTGACGAGCGTCTGCCAGAGGTATTGGCAGATACCTTGCAGGAATACGATAATTTTGAGCTTGTTATGACAGATTTTTTGGAAACTGATCTGAATCATTGGTGTGAGCCGTATAAAAAAGAAGGCTGTGATATCGTTGTGGCAGCTAATCTGCCATATTATATTACGACACCGATTTTATTCAAAATTTTTGAATCCGGTGCGCCTATCGACGCAATTACAGTCATGATGCAAAAAGAGGTCGCGGATCGTTTTGCGGCTACAGTTAATACAAAGGACTACAATGCGCTGAGTATCATTACCCAATATCGCTGTGAGGTGCTGCCGGTTATGAAGGTACCGAAAAATGTTTTTCTGCCAAAGCCGAATGTTGACAGTGCGGTATTGCAGTTTCGCTTCAAGGAAACACCTTCCGATATCGATGAGGAATTGTTTTTTCCATTGGTGAAAGCCTGCTTCCGCCAGAGAAGAAAAACTATATTGAATAATTACGGGGAATACATACAGGACAAGCAGAGAGCTAGAGATGAGCTCGAAAAAAGCGGTATCGCATGTGCAAGACGTGCAGAAAGCGTTACGCTTGAGGAATTTATACGATTATATGAGGTACATACGTGTGAAAGTTAA
- a CDS encoding 4-(cytidine 5'-diphospho)-2-C-methyl-D-erythritol kinase codes for MKIKAHAKINICLNVVCKRDDGYHELEMIMVPLALHDELSLTLADEDCYTCSDAELVMDETNTVVKAVELMRSTFSLREHFHIHVSKHIPAQAGLAGGSADAAAVMRGIRDYLQLDISLEELAQLGKQVGADVPFCIMETCALVQGIGERITPFSMPSDFFILLVKPSMGVPTGKAFSMLDFEKCDHPDCTAVMEVLQKGELKKLQHVISNSLEYSAFQLVPEIAHIKEKLQDMGFDAVLMSGSGSTVFAITKNKELLQAAYQNMNDGHNFVCQTRIK; via the coding sequence ATGAAGATAAAGGCACATGCGAAAATCAATATCTGTTTGAATGTTGTATGCAAAAGGGATGACGGATATCATGAATTGGAGATGATCATGGTTCCCCTTGCACTTCATGATGAGCTATCACTTACACTGGCTGATGAGGACTGCTATACCTGCAGTGATGCAGAGCTGGTGATGGATGAAACAAACACGGTCGTTAAAGCAGTGGAGCTGATGCGAAGCACCTTTTCCCTGAGAGAACACTTTCATATCCATGTAAGCAAGCATATTCCTGCACAGGCAGGTCTTGCGGGAGGCAGTGCAGATGCGGCAGCTGTCATGCGCGGAATCCGTGATTATCTGCAGTTGGATATATCTCTGGAAGAGCTGGCGCAGCTTGGGAAACAGGTAGGCGCCGATGTCCCCTTCTGCATTATGGAAACATGCGCACTTGTTCAGGGAATCGGTGAGAGAATCACTCCTTTTTCCATGCCATCAGATTTTTTTATCCTGCTCGTGAAGCCTTCCATGGGGGTACCGACCGGAAAAGCTTTTTCTATGCTTGATTTTGAGAAATGCGATCATCCGGATTGTACTGCGGTTATGGAGGTATTGCAAAAAGGCGAGTTAAAAAAGCTTCAGCATGTGATTTCTAATTCCCTGGAATACAGCGCTTTTCAGCTGGTTCCTGAAATTGCACATATCAAAGAAAAGCTGCAAGATATGGGATTTGACGCTGTACTGATGAGTGGCAGCGGCAGTACCGTCTTTGCAATCACAAAAAATAAAGAGCTGTTACAGGCTGCATACCAAAACATGAATGATGGACATAATTTTGTCTGTCAGACTCGCATAAAATAA
- a CDS encoding glycosyltransferase, whose amino-acid sequence MDKISVVIPCHNDVKIIRKIYMDVVRELKKLPISYELLFIDNASKDNSTSILRLLSEQDYACHYVSLNHRVTPVSAIFLGSQLSNGNLLMLMDSRHPAYLIPEFYQALYGRAQCAGGDRITSGSHMRKQPFFKMLRKDYVRDALQRDDISQFRKLLLQDESGTIWIPYTDLERSLITWQDRFYSLMMTYGSRVLTYAGLAFFLLIIGVPCFLFLMTWFDFLYAVILYIGFLFSLLFLFTHVRHHPYFFRHEQLLLTDIRESTVPIEQSQTPDLSKF is encoded by the coding sequence GTGGACAAAATCAGCGTGGTTATACCCTGTCATAATGATGTGAAAATCATCCGCAAAATTTATATGGATGTCGTTCGCGAATTGAAAAAGCTGCCGATAAGCTATGAGCTACTGTTTATTGACAATGCGTCAAAGGATAACAGCACGTCAATTTTGCGGCTGCTTTCCGAGCAGGATTACGCCTGTCATTATGTGTCTTTGAATCACCGGGTTACACCTGTATCTGCGATTTTTCTTGGCTCACAGTTATCCAACGGGAATCTGCTTATGCTTATGGATAGCCGCCATCCGGCTTACCTGATACCGGAGTTTTATCAGGCATTATACGGCAGAGCACAATGTGCAGGAGGTGACCGTATTACAAGCGGAAGCCATATGCGCAAACAGCCCTTTTTCAAAATGCTTCGGAAAGATTATGTTCGTGATGCATTGCAAAGGGATGATATATCACAGTTTCGCAAGCTTCTTTTACAGGATGAATCCGGCACTATATGGATTCCCTATACTGATCTGGAGCGCAGTCTGATCACATGGCAGGATCGTTTCTACTCGCTCATGATGACCTATGGAAGCCGTGTGCTTACGTACGCAGGGCTGGCATTCTTCCTTTTGATAATCGGCGTCCCCTGTTTTCTCTTTCTTATGACATGGTTCGATTTCTTATATGCAGTAATCCTATATATCGGCTTTTTATTCAGTCTGCTGTTTCTATTCACACATGTACGCCATCATCCCTATTTCTTTCGCCATGAACAGCTGCTGCTTACAGATATCAGAGAAAGCACAGTTCCCATAGAACAGTCACAGACTCCCGATCTATCTAAATTTTAA
- a CDS encoding response regulator, which produces MGSKILIVDDNQEIREVVSVLLENEGYEVQEAEDGEIAIAKAKDMDLIILDVMMPKMDGFKACRQIREVSNAPILFLTAKTMDQDKALGFSSGGDDYLAKPFSYNELIARVKALLRRYCIYKGKEEPLTDSHIVMHDLDISRESNQIKKNGQTVNLTEMEYQILLLLAEHPKKIFSNQELYEAIWKGPYMYSANNTIMVHIRNLRKKLDVDPQNPVYIKTVWGKGYRFD; this is translated from the coding sequence ATGGGCAGCAAAATACTCATTGTAGATGATAATCAGGAAATTCGTGAGGTTGTCAGTGTTCTTCTGGAAAATGAAGGATATGAAGTACAGGAAGCAGAGGATGGAGAAATTGCGATTGCGAAGGCAAAGGATATGGATTTAATCATTTTAGATGTCATGATGCCGAAAATGGACGGCTTTAAGGCATGCCGGCAGATTCGTGAGGTCAGCAATGCACCAATCCTGTTTCTTACCGCAAAGACCATGGATCAGGATAAGGCTCTCGGCTTTTCCAGCGGGGGAGACGATTATCTGGCAAAGCCGTTTTCCTATAATGAATTGATTGCCCGTGTGAAGGCACTGTTAAGAAGATACTGTATATATAAGGGGAAAGAGGAGCCGTTGACTGACAGCCATATTGTTATGCATGATCTGGATATCAGCAGAGAAAGCAATCAGATAAAAAAGAACGGGCAAACGGTGAATCTGACAGAGATGGAATATCAGATTCTGTTACTGCTGGCAGAGCATCCTAAGAAGATTTTTTCCAATCAGGAGCTGTATGAGGCAATCTGGAAGGGGCCGTATATGTATTCCGCAAATAACACGATCATGGTACATATTCGTAACCTGCGCAAAAAGCTGGATGTAGACCCGCAGAATCCGGTATATATCAAAACGGTATGGGGGAAGGGGTATCGGTTTGATTAA
- a CDS encoding HAMP domain-containing protein, giving the protein MIKHKNKRGSGKKRISRLSLKFVSIVILAAVISGSMFGLLFFNRYRIFHLVVGEKAVQKETDEQIRTLQKTITEKSISKKNRKAIKREMNKYKDLTLYLYDDEDTLSETSFSAMEDQAYVGTMSFWLNLYEPDNLEYTLTFSDGESYLIVYSFLGLSFMLRYLIAAGVVSILTFILIIMQFVHRKMKYVLSIEEEMQLIESGDFHHTIIYKGNDELTDLARQLNHLRNALYDNMLKEEEARNANHELVTAMSHDLRTPLTSLLGYLDILEMKIYKSDEAMDDYIHKSRQKAQQIKDMSDKLFNHFLVFSRDEELQLHPIADDIVLNMLEFYSEELREQGFDVLTKFEKESWKIMGEEAMLQRVFDNVFSNIRKYAGKQVVTISLQVEKGSVLIRLKNRKKKDASREESTQIGLKSVNKIMKSMNGSFLYENDDTEFVVELFFPCRQEGTGR; this is encoded by the coding sequence TTGATTAAGCATAAGAACAAAAGAGGATCGGGGAAAAAACGGATTTCCAGGTTAAGCTTAAAATTTGTCAGTATTGTTATTCTTGCGGCGGTTATATCAGGCTCCATGTTTGGTCTGCTGTTTTTTAACCGTTATCGTATTTTCCATCTGGTAGTCGGTGAAAAAGCTGTTCAGAAGGAAACGGATGAGCAAATCCGAACACTGCAGAAAACGATAACAGAGAAAAGCATTTCCAAGAAGAATCGTAAAGCAATAAAAAGGGAAATGAATAAATATAAGGATTTAACGCTGTATTTGTATGATGATGAGGATACCTTGAGTGAAACCTCCTTCAGTGCGATGGAGGATCAGGCCTATGTAGGAACCATGTCATTCTGGTTAAATCTCTATGAACCAGATAATTTAGAATATACGCTGACCTTCAGTGACGGTGAGTCGTATCTAATCGTATATTCTTTTCTCGGTCTGTCTTTTATGCTGCGTTATCTCATAGCTGCAGGAGTTGTTTCCATTTTAACGTTTATACTGATTATAATGCAGTTTGTACATCGCAAAATGAAATATGTCCTCAGCATAGAGGAGGAAATGCAGCTGATTGAAAGCGGTGATTTTCATCATACGATTATCTATAAGGGAAACGATGAATTAACGGATCTGGCACGGCAGCTGAATCATCTCCGTAATGCATTGTATGACAATATGCTGAAGGAGGAGGAGGCCCGTAATGCGAATCACGAGCTTGTTACCGCAATGTCTCACGATTTGCGAACACCGCTAACCTCCTTGCTTGGCTATCTTGATATACTTGAAATGAAGATTTATAAGAGTGATGAAGCAATGGATGACTATATTCATAAGAGCCGCCAGAAGGCCCAGCAAATCAAGGATATGTCTGATAAGCTGTTTAATCATTTCCTCGTGTTTTCCAGGGATGAGGAATTGCAGCTGCACCCGATAGCGGACGATATTGTTTTGAATATGCTGGAATTTTATAGTGAGGAGCTTCGTGAACAAGGCTTTGATGTGCTGACCAAGTTTGAAAAGGAAAGCTGGAAAATCATGGGGGAGGAAGCTATGCTGCAAAGGGTGTTTGATAATGTATTTTCCAATATACGGAAATACGCAGGAAAACAGGTAGTCACCATCTCTTTGCAGGTGGAAAAGGGCAGCGTGCTGATTCGGTTGAAAAATCGTAAGAAAAAGGATGCATCCCGTGAGGAAAGCACCCAGATTGGTTTAAAAAGTGTGAATAAGATTATGAAGAGCATGAATGGAAGCTTCTTATATGAAAATGACGATACAGAATTCGTCGTAGAGCTGTTCTTTCCCTGTCGACAGGAGGGGACAGGCAGATAA